A single genomic interval of Mangifera indica cultivar Alphonso chromosome 5, CATAS_Mindica_2.1, whole genome shotgun sequence harbors:
- the LOC123216737 gene encoding SKP1-like protein 21 isoform X3, which yields MSEVDVVVNKPEMMKSYIWLQTADGSIQQVEQDVAMFCPMICHEVINKGMGSSKSYAISLPQRVNPASLSLILDYCRFHQARGHSNKEGKSFDEKFVRMDTKRLCELTSAADSLKLKPLHNLTSRALGRIIEGRSPEEIREIFHLPDDLTEEEKLEPLKNSTDDPRIRLLNRLYAKKRKELKEREKIKIVQVEGHVDDRSVDDLLSFINGEGDSKGIRTSKNKKKHQRKKDQQKSASVDETIKTHKQESNGLNSLCHCAEIGNKYKSEFDDGDVDDEIDPALKEKIDREVEDFVRRLNSDWPERMQEILSLGQEIRPLQHSNNVPGRRYAIC from the exons ATGTCAGAAGTTGATGTGGTTGTCAATAAACCTGAG ATGATGAAGTCCTACATCTGGCTCCAGACAGCTGATGGTTCAATCCAACAAGTGGAGCAAGACGTTGCCATGTTTTGTCCCATGATATGTCATGAAGTAATAAACAAGGGAATGGGATCATCTAAGAGCTATGCAATATCTCTTCCACAACGAGTCAATCCTGCCTCATTGAGCTTGATTCTAGATTATTGCAGGTTTCATCAAGCGAGAGGCCATTCTAACAAG GAGGGCAAATCTTTTGATGAAAAGTTTGTTCGGATGGATACAAAGAGGCTATGTGAGTTGACATCTGCTGCTGACAGTCTCAAGTTGAAGCCTCTGCATAATCTTACTAGTCGTGCACTTGGACGAATTATTGAAGGGAGAAGCCCCGAAGAGATACGTGAGATATTTCATTTGCCTGATGATCTAACTGAG GAAGAGAAATTGGAGCCTCTGAAAAATAGTACTGATGATCCAAGGATTCGACTTTTAAACCGTCTCTATGCAAAGAAGAGGAAAGAACtgaaggaaagagagaaaataaag ATTGTTCAGGTTGAAGGACATGTGGATGACCGTTCAGTTGATGACCTTTTGTCCTTTATAAATGGAGAAGGAG ATTCTAAAGGGATTAGAACTTCcaagaataaaaagaaacatCAGAGAAAAAAAGATCAACAGAAGAGTGCCTCTGTTGATGAAACCATTAAGACCCATAAGCAG GAGTCAAATGGGCTTAATTCGTTATGCCATTGTGCTGAGATCGGTAACAAATAT AAGTCTGAGTTTGATGACGGTGATGTAGATGATGAGATTGATCCAGCATTGAAGGAAAAAATAGATAG GGAGGTGGAGGATTTTGTTCGGAGACTGAATTCTGACTGGCCTGAAAGGATGCAAGAGATTCTATCTTTGGGTCAAGAAATAAGGCCACTACAGCATTCAAACAATGTCCCTGGTAGAAGATATGCAATATGCTAA
- the LOC123216737 gene encoding SKP1-like protein 21 isoform X5, giving the protein MSEVDVVVNKPEMMKSYIWLQTADGSIQQVEQDVAMFCPMICHEVINKGMGSSKSYAISLPQRVNPASLSLILDYCRFHQARGHSNKEGKSFDEKFVRMDTKRLCELTSAADSLKLKPLHNLTSRALGRIIEGRSPEEIREIFHLPDDLTEEEKLEPLKNSTDDPRIRLLNRLYAKKRKELKEREKIKIVQVEGHVDDRSVDDLLSFINGEGDSKGIRTSKNKKKHQRKKDQQKSASVDETIKTHKQESNGLNSLCHCAEIGNKYKSEFDDGDVDDEIDPALKEKIDRLEVVYCH; this is encoded by the exons ATGTCAGAAGTTGATGTGGTTGTCAATAAACCTGAG ATGATGAAGTCCTACATCTGGCTCCAGACAGCTGATGGTTCAATCCAACAAGTGGAGCAAGACGTTGCCATGTTTTGTCCCATGATATGTCATGAAGTAATAAACAAGGGAATGGGATCATCTAAGAGCTATGCAATATCTCTTCCACAACGAGTCAATCCTGCCTCATTGAGCTTGATTCTAGATTATTGCAGGTTTCATCAAGCGAGAGGCCATTCTAACAAG GAGGGCAAATCTTTTGATGAAAAGTTTGTTCGGATGGATACAAAGAGGCTATGTGAGTTGACATCTGCTGCTGACAGTCTCAAGTTGAAGCCTCTGCATAATCTTACTAGTCGTGCACTTGGACGAATTATTGAAGGGAGAAGCCCCGAAGAGATACGTGAGATATTTCATTTGCCTGATGATCTAACTGAG GAAGAGAAATTGGAGCCTCTGAAAAATAGTACTGATGATCCAAGGATTCGACTTTTAAACCGTCTCTATGCAAAGAAGAGGAAAGAACtgaaggaaagagagaaaataaag ATTGTTCAGGTTGAAGGACATGTGGATGACCGTTCAGTTGATGACCTTTTGTCCTTTATAAATGGAGAAGGAG ATTCTAAAGGGATTAGAACTTCcaagaataaaaagaaacatCAGAGAAAAAAAGATCAACAGAAGAGTGCCTCTGTTGATGAAACCATTAAGACCCATAAGCAG GAGTCAAATGGGCTTAATTCGTTATGCCATTGTGCTGAGATCGGTAACAAATAT AAGTCTGAGTTTGATGACGGTGATGTAGATGATGAGATTGATCCAGCATTGAAGGAAAAAATAGATAG GTTGGAAGTTGTGTATTGTCATTAA
- the LOC123216737 gene encoding SKP1-like protein 21 isoform X4, translated as MSEVDVVVNKPEMMKSYIWLQTADGSIQQVEQDVAMFCPMICHEVINKGMGSSKSYAISLPQRVNPASLSLILDYCRFHQARGHSNKEGKSFDEKFVRMDTKRLCELTSAADSLKLKPLHNLTSRALGRIIEGRSPEEIREIFHLPDDLTEEEKLEPLKNSTDDPRIRLLNRLYAKKRKELKEREKIKIVQVEGHVDDRSVDDLLSFINGEGDSKGIRTSKNKKKHQRKKDQQKSASVDETIKTHKQESNGLNSLCHCAEIGNKYRPDQGATSSKRDVEDDIFARKSEFDDGDVDDEIDPALKEKIDRLEVVYCH; from the exons ATGTCAGAAGTTGATGTGGTTGTCAATAAACCTGAG ATGATGAAGTCCTACATCTGGCTCCAGACAGCTGATGGTTCAATCCAACAAGTGGAGCAAGACGTTGCCATGTTTTGTCCCATGATATGTCATGAAGTAATAAACAAGGGAATGGGATCATCTAAGAGCTATGCAATATCTCTTCCACAACGAGTCAATCCTGCCTCATTGAGCTTGATTCTAGATTATTGCAGGTTTCATCAAGCGAGAGGCCATTCTAACAAG GAGGGCAAATCTTTTGATGAAAAGTTTGTTCGGATGGATACAAAGAGGCTATGTGAGTTGACATCTGCTGCTGACAGTCTCAAGTTGAAGCCTCTGCATAATCTTACTAGTCGTGCACTTGGACGAATTATTGAAGGGAGAAGCCCCGAAGAGATACGTGAGATATTTCATTTGCCTGATGATCTAACTGAG GAAGAGAAATTGGAGCCTCTGAAAAATAGTACTGATGATCCAAGGATTCGACTTTTAAACCGTCTCTATGCAAAGAAGAGGAAAGAACtgaaggaaagagagaaaataaag ATTGTTCAGGTTGAAGGACATGTGGATGACCGTTCAGTTGATGACCTTTTGTCCTTTATAAATGGAGAAGGAG ATTCTAAAGGGATTAGAACTTCcaagaataaaaagaaacatCAGAGAAAAAAAGATCAACAGAAGAGTGCCTCTGTTGATGAAACCATTAAGACCCATAAGCAG GAGTCAAATGGGCTTAATTCGTTATGCCATTGTGCTGAGATCGGTAACAAATATAGGCCTGATCAAGGAGCGACATCAAGTAAGAGAGATGTTGAGGATGATATTTTTGCTAGGAAGTCTGAGTTTGATGACGGTGATGTAGATGATGAGATTGATCCAGCATTGAAGGAAAAAATAGATAG GTTGGAAGTTGTGTATTGTCATTAA
- the LOC123216737 gene encoding SKP1-like protein 21 isoform X1, producing the protein MSEVDVVVNKPEMMKSYIWLQTADGSIQQVEQDVAMFCPMICHEVINKGMGSSKSYAISLPQRVNPASLSLILDYCRFHQARGHSNKEGKSFDEKFVRMDTKRLCELTSAADSLKLKPLHNLTSRALGRIIEGRSPEEIREIFHLPDDLTEEEKLEPLKNSTDDPRIRLLNRLYAKKRKELKEREKIKIVQVEGHVDDRSVDDLLSFINGEGDSKGIRTSKNKKKHQRKKDQQKSASVDETIKTHKQESNGLNSLCHCAEIGNKYRPDQGATSSKRDVEDDIFARKSEFDDGDVDDEIDPALKEKIDREVEDFVRRLNSDWPERMQEILSLGQEIRPLQHSNNVPGRRYAIC; encoded by the exons ATGTCAGAAGTTGATGTGGTTGTCAATAAACCTGAG ATGATGAAGTCCTACATCTGGCTCCAGACAGCTGATGGTTCAATCCAACAAGTGGAGCAAGACGTTGCCATGTTTTGTCCCATGATATGTCATGAAGTAATAAACAAGGGAATGGGATCATCTAAGAGCTATGCAATATCTCTTCCACAACGAGTCAATCCTGCCTCATTGAGCTTGATTCTAGATTATTGCAGGTTTCATCAAGCGAGAGGCCATTCTAACAAG GAGGGCAAATCTTTTGATGAAAAGTTTGTTCGGATGGATACAAAGAGGCTATGTGAGTTGACATCTGCTGCTGACAGTCTCAAGTTGAAGCCTCTGCATAATCTTACTAGTCGTGCACTTGGACGAATTATTGAAGGGAGAAGCCCCGAAGAGATACGTGAGATATTTCATTTGCCTGATGATCTAACTGAG GAAGAGAAATTGGAGCCTCTGAAAAATAGTACTGATGATCCAAGGATTCGACTTTTAAACCGTCTCTATGCAAAGAAGAGGAAAGAACtgaaggaaagagagaaaataaag ATTGTTCAGGTTGAAGGACATGTGGATGACCGTTCAGTTGATGACCTTTTGTCCTTTATAAATGGAGAAGGAG ATTCTAAAGGGATTAGAACTTCcaagaataaaaagaaacatCAGAGAAAAAAAGATCAACAGAAGAGTGCCTCTGTTGATGAAACCATTAAGACCCATAAGCAG GAGTCAAATGGGCTTAATTCGTTATGCCATTGTGCTGAGATCGGTAACAAATATAGGCCTGATCAAGGAGCGACATCAAGTAAGAGAGATGTTGAGGATGATATTTTTGCTAGGAAGTCTGAGTTTGATGACGGTGATGTAGATGATGAGATTGATCCAGCATTGAAGGAAAAAATAGATAG GGAGGTGGAGGATTTTGTTCGGAGACTGAATTCTGACTGGCCTGAAAGGATGCAAGAGATTCTATCTTTGGGTCAAGAAATAAGGCCACTACAGCATTCAAACAATGTCCCTGGTAGAAGATATGCAATATGCTAA
- the LOC123216737 gene encoding SKP1-like protein 21 isoform X2 codes for MMKSYIWLQTADGSIQQVEQDVAMFCPMICHEVINKGMGSSKSYAISLPQRVNPASLSLILDYCRFHQARGHSNKEGKSFDEKFVRMDTKRLCELTSAADSLKLKPLHNLTSRALGRIIEGRSPEEIREIFHLPDDLTEEEKLEPLKNSTDDPRIRLLNRLYAKKRKELKEREKIKIVQVEGHVDDRSVDDLLSFINGEGDSKGIRTSKNKKKHQRKKDQQKSASVDETIKTHKQESNGLNSLCHCAEIGNKYRPDQGATSSKRDVEDDIFARKSEFDDGDVDDEIDPALKEKIDREVEDFVRRLNSDWPERMQEILSLGQEIRPLQHSNNVPGRRYAIC; via the exons ATGATGAAGTCCTACATCTGGCTCCAGACAGCTGATGGTTCAATCCAACAAGTGGAGCAAGACGTTGCCATGTTTTGTCCCATGATATGTCATGAAGTAATAAACAAGGGAATGGGATCATCTAAGAGCTATGCAATATCTCTTCCACAACGAGTCAATCCTGCCTCATTGAGCTTGATTCTAGATTATTGCAGGTTTCATCAAGCGAGAGGCCATTCTAACAAG GAGGGCAAATCTTTTGATGAAAAGTTTGTTCGGATGGATACAAAGAGGCTATGTGAGTTGACATCTGCTGCTGACAGTCTCAAGTTGAAGCCTCTGCATAATCTTACTAGTCGTGCACTTGGACGAATTATTGAAGGGAGAAGCCCCGAAGAGATACGTGAGATATTTCATTTGCCTGATGATCTAACTGAG GAAGAGAAATTGGAGCCTCTGAAAAATAGTACTGATGATCCAAGGATTCGACTTTTAAACCGTCTCTATGCAAAGAAGAGGAAAGAACtgaaggaaagagagaaaataaag ATTGTTCAGGTTGAAGGACATGTGGATGACCGTTCAGTTGATGACCTTTTGTCCTTTATAAATGGAGAAGGAG ATTCTAAAGGGATTAGAACTTCcaagaataaaaagaaacatCAGAGAAAAAAAGATCAACAGAAGAGTGCCTCTGTTGATGAAACCATTAAGACCCATAAGCAG GAGTCAAATGGGCTTAATTCGTTATGCCATTGTGCTGAGATCGGTAACAAATATAGGCCTGATCAAGGAGCGACATCAAGTAAGAGAGATGTTGAGGATGATATTTTTGCTAGGAAGTCTGAGTTTGATGACGGTGATGTAGATGATGAGATTGATCCAGCATTGAAGGAAAAAATAGATAG GGAGGTGGAGGATTTTGTTCGGAGACTGAATTCTGACTGGCCTGAAAGGATGCAAGAGATTCTATCTTTGGGTCAAGAAATAAGGCCACTACAGCATTCAAACAATGTCCCTGGTAGAAGATATGCAATATGCTAA